Within Fusarium fujikuroi IMI 58289 draft genome, chromosome FFUJ_chr08, the genomic segment CATTACCTGAGCCGTTGTCGTCAGTGATGCTTAGCTCATTGAGTTTCTAATCACCTCGGCAATGGTGGGATAAACGGCGGCACCAGCCTCACGGGCCACCCAAGACTCTGATTAATCAGCCCGGACTGACCTGAATCCGGACATTGGTTCACGGGAAGCCGATTTTAGTGCGATATGTGGGTTAATTGTTGCACCGTGGTGGAGTTTAGTTCCATACTCGGGGTTCTCGAGTTGTTCCGTAAGTGGAGATATCAGCCGATGCCTCGGCATCTTTCAACTCACCTCGCCAGGATCAAGAAAATTCTGTACCAGAAATCAAAGCGCCAGAAATAATCAGTAAAACTCCAcaggctttattattaaccttgCGTTTGTATTTTTGGTGGTCAGGGTGGAGGCTTGGGGTTTATCTTTCTCCCATTAGTTCATCTATATTGGGTACCGTATAGCCGGGCCCTCTATTATTcgtataaataaatactgtCCCGAACTATCGGTAACCCAGATCGATCATTCATCACTCACCTTGATCACCAATCAGTCCAATAAACTCTTTCAGTACCTACTCTCACATCATGGCTACCGTCGTTATCCAGTACCCTGTCGGTCACGATTTCGATGTCGATTACTATGTCAACACCCATATGCCTCTAGCCCACAAGTGAGTCTCAGCATCTATCCTGTCCCCAAAGAGAAATACCTAATGAATTACAGGATCTGGGGTCCTCAAGGCCTTGTCAGTGGACAGGTCATCAAGCTCGGGGGAGACAGCCCCTACCAAATTTATACTATCATCACATGGGACAGCTTGGCTTCGTTCCAGAAGGCCAGCGTTTCAGAGGAGGCGAAGCAGATTAAGGATGATGTGAAGAACTTCACTACTGCGACACCTACTGTTGTTATTGGTGAGACTGTCGCCAAGGCTTAGCTTGCGTATCGTCCTCGATGACACGTCTGCATTTGGAATTAGAGTCATTCTGATGTCGAATGATGTCGGTGGCAGATTTAGAAGGAATATACGTTAATAAATTATGGGAGATTAGAGATACCAATCTCATCGATAATAACCATGCAATGGTATACCCATGATACTTCCAAGAAAAGTTCATCCCGACTTTGCATTGAGTTGCCATCTCATCTTTCCAACATCCAAATCCGCATCTGGTCCCTTGGTTGCCTTAACCATCTCAAAATCTCCTTTCTGGATATGCACCACAGCGGTATGCTAAATGCGCGTTAATATGGATCCTCACCATTGAAGGGCTCAGTGTACTTACCGTCCCCAATGTCAGGTTCAGCATGCCTTCAAAGAACTGCGGCTTGTATTCTTTGGTGGCGTTCTTGCTCTTGATAAGGCTTAGGATATTTTGAACTGCAACCTCGCCCTGCATCATACAAGCCCGAGCTTGTTTTGCGCCTCCAGACTGAGCGACATCGCCTACAGCAAAGATATTCTGTCGGGACGAGGGCAAATTTTGGACTTGAAGTGTTGGCTTGACTAGGATCTCGCCGTTAGATGCGATGCTCTTGGGAGAATATGCGGCGAGGATGTCAGATCGTGGGCGAAGGCCAGTGCAGGGAATCTGTATTTCAAGTTAACTTGACAGCTTCTATGGTTCGTCTGTTACATACCACGAGATCAAAGGTCTTGGTCTCCCCGTTGGAAAATGCGAGACTGGTCTCCTGGACAGATTGGCCAGCATCACTTGGAAAGCTAGGTCTCTCGCCCAGCCTGACCTCGATATCTTGATTCTGGAGTGCAGAGATGACATGATCATGGAGCTTCTGACCAAACCTGGGTAAGAGTTGTTGCCTGGAATGAATAAGCGTGACCTTTTTGTTGGGGTACTCTTCTTTGATCTCGGTCgccagctcaacaccaactgcTCCAGCTCCGATTACCGCAATCCTGTCGGCGATGGCGACACGTTGCTGGAAACCTCGTAGTTCTTCgatggcatcttctttgaTACGTGCATTCAATCGAGCTGGAGGAGGCTGGGCTGCGCCAGTGGCAATCACGAGATAGTCGTAAGGAAGGGAGACACCGCCGACAGTGTGAACATGGGTCTCGGTGATATCGGATGCCTCGTCGCAGACTCGTTGGAAGATGCCATCCGGAGCCCCTGCAGCGATGTTGTCGTAGGTAATGAAAGCATTGTGCTCTCGTCCTGACAAGACGGAGTTCCGAGGGAAGCTGAAGGCGTAGTTGAAATGAGAGTGCTTTTCGATGAGAATAACCCGATAACCGGAGGGAAGGGTGTGAGCCAGGCGCTGGGCAACAAGACTCCCCGCAAAAGATCCTCCAACGACGACCACGACACGTGAGTCAGGCAATAGTCGATACGTAGCGTTATGGATAATGGACTGTCCCTTGTGCACTACCATGCGGGCCAGATACGACACAATGACTTTGACAAAGTCGAAATAAAAACTTAGCTGCTGTAGATTCATTGTACAGGCGCGTTTGCTTAGGCTGCGTGATGGGGTTGGAGACGTTGCAGATCCACTAATGTCAAATGCGAGATGATCAGATAAGATCTTTTTAAATGAGAATTTTCGGACACGAAAGAGAATAAGCGGAACCGAGATCATCCGCGGGCTCCGATTTCCATCCAGCATCCGTGGGTAAATCACGGAGATAAATGAATAAACCGATTCTCAATGGCGGTGATTTCGAGGTTTGGGACAGGGGTTCTCCGAAGTCGGCAGGGGCCAAACTGACTTACAACAAGAGTCTGTTCACAATTTCGTAGTAAAATAGGATGGAAAAGAGATTGAGTTATTATAGGAACATATGCAAACGACAAATACTTAATAGTGGATATCTGCTCATTTGCTTCGGTAAAAAGGAAACAATTAAGCGTAGACCAAGTCCGTCTCTTGACCCAATATCCGTACACCGAAGCCGATTCGGTAAATTCGTATCAGAACACCCAAAGCCGTGACAGGCCACCCACGCCGGCAGCTGGGTCCGTTTGGCGGCTGCTACGTCTAGACCCTGATCTGACcccgtcctcgtcctcgtcatcagaaAAGCTCGGCGGGTGATCTTCTGGCGGTGGCTGGATCCATTCCGTATTCCGCTCTGCCTCAGGCCTGCTGGGAACCTTGATTGGTTCTTCACCAGAAAGCTCAAAGCTTTTTCCGGCAGCCTCTACTGTCATCTCCCATTGAATGCGGTGCGTGTGTCGAATGTTGAATGTTTGGAAGGATGGATACAGGTCTTTACTTCGCTGCAGACGAAGGTTGAGTTGCGCCCCGATATCGAGACTCTCCAAGGGTCTCATCTCAGATCCTAAGCCACTTCCCTGCAAATGCTGAGTATCCATGGATGATCTTTGCCATGGGATATATAAATCGCCGTCATACTGATTAAAGGCATCCTCCGCATGCAGTGTTACCCGAGCTTCGCAGTCTGTCTCATGAATATTCTTTCCCTTTGGGCACTTGATCTCGGTCTTTGCGACAACGTTCATGAAAATTCGGGTTATCTGAAGTGAAGGAAGACCGATCTTCTGTTTTTCAAGGTCAACCCCCTGGGGTGGAACTGCAAAGACCACGAATGACATAGGACCCGGAGCTTCAATCTGCAGTGTTGTCGGTGTTTGAATCTCAACGCTGGCCACCAGAGGGTTGTCGCCTTGGAGAGCGAGGGTCTGGCGTGTCGTATGAAGATCTATGTGAGCTGGAAATGGCTCAGGGTTGGTATACAGCATCCTGAAGGGTAATATTGCTTCAGCGCTGCCAGAGCCTCTCGATGCTGTCTTCAACTCCGCTTGCAGGAAGTATTCAACAAACGCCGACATTCCAGACATGTATTCGTACCGCTCGATCAAGAATGTCGGCGGAAGAGGCTGTTCCGATAACTCCGCTGTCAGATAAGTCTGATCCGGCCCTGCCAACAGCTGTAGTGCAGACACATCTATGTGATCAGGCAGTCTGATTGAGAATACCCAGCGCTGCTCTACATCGTGTTCAGCGATATGTATAGGGCCTTCGAAAACAGTTTTTGAGTACTCTGCTGATTGCACGAGATCAAAACGTCCGCGATATGTCGATGTCAGATGCCCGCGCCGCGCCACCATTCGGGATTTACTTCGAGCGTGCAACGAGATAGTGACGGTTGCCGACGAAGCGACGATATGACTCTTTCGAGTTATATGACCCGTAATCACCTCTCCGGGGATGTATGTTGAATCCGGACGATCCAAGTGGATAGTGAGCTCAGGGCCCTTTTTGGCGGGAGTTTGCGGCATGTCGGCAGAAGTACCATTCGAATCGTTTTGTCATAGGATCAATCCGTTTAGATGAACGGCGTGATCCTTAATATATACATAATACATTTGCTAAGGCATTGTCAGGTGCTCTCGTCAGACGCGGAGAAACGAAGTCGCATCACTTCCATTTCTAGCCAAATATACGTCATTCAGCCTTACAAGCCACCTTCAATCGGATCCTTAAGCCGTCCTCTCTATAATCGGGCGAACGCCTGAGTTAGAAGGGGAGATATGGAAGCTTGAAACTACTGTCCTTTAATGATAAAAGACTTTAGGAATTTGGTcaaatttaataataattttcaAACCTCTAGATTAATTGATTCCAGCCCCTATGCTGGGTGTTTAGAGGACTTTAGCCCGCCAACGAGTATTACAGCACGATGGGATGGTGGCGGCCAACCACGAGGAGAGAGCGATTATCGTGTCAGTCGCTGATCccatttttctttttatgcAACTCTCAGCACAGCCTCTTTGGAGTGGCAAACTCAGTCAATTGAGGGTGAAAGAATGAACTTTAGGCCATGCGATAAAGTTAGGTTCGAAGACTCGAGGGGGGACAGCGATCCCGagattcatcttcatcgtaaCCTACCGTAGTAGAGTTTGGTGGGGTGATACAGTGCCCACGGGGGCTTAGGTGCCTGTGAGATGGACGGCCGCTGCCCGATGCCAGCAAGTGCCTTTCAGGTACCAATAGTGACAATGCAGGCGATGACTTCCTTCCGATATACCAACAGTTGTAGCTTGCAATTAGACAACAATCCGCAATAGCCTAGTAGATAATGCCTGCCTTTGTGGCTGTAGCTTCTGTGTTGAATTCCTGCTGTTGAATTAATTGAATTCAGTGATTGAATTGAAAATGCAATTGGCACTGGCTGTTTTGTTTTAGGTTGTAGCCCAGGGCATTTACTGTAGGCACCTTGCCCACTGGGGCTGGGAGATCTTAGCATTTAATCCACATCGGTCCTATGGAATGACCCCGCACCTCTCAGGGCTCTATTACAGGCAATAAAGGCGCTGGAAGCTGGATATCGATACCTATTTGGGCGCTA encodes:
- a CDS encoding related to AIF1 Apoptosis-Inducing Factor; translated protein: MNLQQLSFYFDFVKVIVSYLARMVVHKGQSIIHNATYRLLPDSRVVVVVGGSFAGSLVAQRLAHTLPSGYRVILIEKHSHFNYAFSFPRNSVLSGREHNAFITYDNIAAGAPDGIFQRVCDEASDITETHVHTVGGVSLPYDYLVIATGAAQPPPARLNARIKEDAIEELRGFQQRVAIADRIAVIGAGAVGVELATEIKEEYPNKKVTLIHSRQQLLPRFGQKLHDHVISALQNQDIEVRLGERPSFPSDAGQSVQETSLAFSNGETKTFDLVIPCTGLRPRSDILAAYSPKSIASNGEILVKPTLQVQNLPSSRQNIFAVGDVAQSGGAKQARACMMQGEVAVQNILSLIKSKNATKEYKPQFFEGMLNLTLGTHTAVVHIQKGDFEMVKATKGPDADLDVGKMRWQLNAKSG